TGCACCTTTAGGTGGTTCCCTTTATGCACCTTTCACGGCTACCATTGATCGCGCTGCCGGCATGCTTACGGTAGACATTCCAGCTTTCATTCCTGCTAATATGGTGGCAGCACCGGATGGAGCCACGCATTTTAAAATTGTGGCTGCTGGCGCTGAGATAGATTTCGAAGCGGAAACGTTTATCAATGGTAATGCTGCGACTCCTGAAACGGCTACTAATGCGGCGACCGTCGATGTGGCAAGTCTGGCGATAAATGTCATGGCAAACAGTACAAAACCATTGTTCCTGGCTTTGGGCATCGTGTTTTACCAACAAGTAAACGATGTACTGTATAACATCAAGAACGGCGCTTACAATGCACTGGCGTTGGTTGCTGTTTCAGGCACTGCACCGACGCCATAATACTTCTGTGGCATTCAAAGACGGCAGTAGATAATAACAGCGGTTCATCCGCTACGAAATAGTTCTTCTGGCCACAGGTATGGTTACCTTACGGATTGTTTGGTGTAATGGGTTCCTGCGAATCGCAGGAGCCCATTACTTTTGATACTGAAGTTTCTCTTGAACCAGGATTGAATATCACCAGGATTCATTCTCTGTATTTATAAATGACCATGCAAAGAAAGCATTCTTCTATTAAAAAACATGCAAAGTCCATCCATCCTTCTGGCCTCAAATAAAATTGAAAGGGAAGCATTTAACTACCTGTTATTTTTTTTCCATCAATGGCATAGCCTGGGGCTGAATAATCACAAAACCAACCAACGTATATTCCTGCTTAATGGCTTTTCGTACCCTTTCTATTGCATCAGTAATTCCTTCAGTATCGAGATCTGCTTTAAAATAAACCATAAGCATGAGTACAATTTCATCAGGCGACTCATAAGTTGATAGTATATTGCCTACCTTAATTACTGCCGGATCCCTCTCGGTCAGTTCCTTTATTTTTCGTTGCGTTTCGGGTGCTATGCCTTCACCCATCAGTAAGCTGCGGCTTTCACGCGCCAGTATCAATGAAGCAAAAACCAACAGTAATCCAACTAAAATGGAAGCCACGCCATCCAGAAAAGGCATATTAAAAGCATGGTTAATCAGCATTAAAACGAAAACAGTGATCAATCCAAGTACTGCTGCTCCGTCTTCAAACAATACCAAAAAACTTGAAGGGTCTTTACTATTAATGACCGCTTTCCAAAAACCTGTGCTGCCCCTTGTCTTATTAAATTCCCTGATAGCAATAACGAACGAGCCCCCATCAAAAATAAAAGAAAAGCCAAGGACAATGTAATTCAGCATGGGATCTATCAAAGGCTCCACTTTTTGGATATGTATAATGCCCTGGTAAATTGATAGCCCACCGCCCAATCCAAAAATAAGTATGGAAACAATGAACGACCAGAAATACAATTCTTTACCATAGCCAAAAGGTCTATACTTATCCGGCGGTCTGGCACTTCTCTTTAAACCATATAAAAGCAAAATCTGGTTGATAGTATCCACCAAAGAGTGGATACCTTCGGAAATCATTGATGAGCTATTAGTGCGCGCACCGGCAATAAATTTTACAATTGCTATCAGTACGTCTGCAACCAGGGCGCTGTAAATAGATGCATGATTTTTGGTCATATAGTTGATATCTTCTCAAAGATTATTACGGAAACCACCACCGAAATGGTAACAACGCCAGTAGTTCCGGGAAGTTTTATAAAGCGTTCATTCAGGTAAGAAAATATCGCGCTAATGCAAAAAAGTATGGTGAGGATGGTTAAAAGATCCATGTCAGATTCTTATTTTTGAGATGCCGGCAACATTGCTAATCGAATTCCCAAACACCTTGATTTGAGAGACTTCCATGATTCTTAGTATTAATTTGAACGAAAATTTTATTCCGAATTATTTTTTTGTTGTTTTGAAGATTCTTTAGGAACTGTTATCCATATTGATATTATTGCTACAACAACCATAAAAACATTAAAAAGCAGTCCTAGGCCTGCTGCATATCTTACTGCTATATTATCAGTTCTTCCCATGAAGATATCTGCCATTGGGGAAACTCCTTTCAGAGTGCTTAACCCGTAAAAAATAGCCGCAGAAATGGCAACGCCAAAGGCAGCACCCAGGGATGATGCCATCTTATATATGCCTGATGCTGATCCGGCCATATTTGCAGGAACGTTACTTAGGGCTGCGTCGGTAGAAGGTGTAGCATAAAAACCAAGTCCTACACCAAACAACGTAAACCCAACAAATGCAACAATGATATATTCTTTAGTCAATAGAAAAGTAAAACTTGTAAGCAGGATCCCCATCCCTGTTATGTAACAGCCGAGCAACATCGGTTTTCTTGGCCCCATTTTTTGAAGCAATTTTTCGCCCACCCGTATGGTGCTAAGTATGGCTACTAAATAACCAACAGTTATTAACCCCGACTGCAAAGAAGACAAGCCTGCCTCGGTTTGTACAAGCGCCAATGCAACAAGCAGAGTACCGGCAGCACCGTTTAATAGAAAATTGGATAGCGTAGCTCCTGAAAATGTTTGGTTTTTAAAAAGCGATAAATCAACGAAGCCGTTTTCACTCTTGCTCTCTATCCGGAGAAAAACAATAATGGATATGATAAAAATGACGCCGCAAATTATAATGGCAGGGCTTAACCAGCCAAGGCCCGATCCTTGTCCAATTACAATGTTTATGGCCAGCATGGCGATAATGAATGCGATGAGTCCTGCCCAATCGAAGGCTTTTTTGCCTGTAGTCGTTGATTTGCTTTCCGGTGTTCCCCTGATTAATAAATAACTTATAATAGCGACAAGAATCGATATAACGAAAATCCACCGCCAGCCAATGGTGGAGGCCACCAACCCACCAAATAAGGAACAGAAACCTGAACCGCCCCAGGAACCAATAGACCAAAAACTAAGTGCCCGCTGGCGTGCTTTACCATCATAGTAGGTTTTCATCAACGCCAATGTAGCAGGCATGATACAAGCTGCTGAAAGCCCCTGCAAGATGCGTCCGGCTAATAGAAAAAGAGCGGTACCAGAAGGTGAGATGACGATAAGAAGGGAACCAATAATACTAAGTAGCAAACCAATATAAGTAATTTTCACCCTGCCTATCCGGTCTGCCAGTCCACCGGCTACAACAATAAAAATCCCGGAAAACAATGCCGTAATGCTCACAGCAAGATTGTTCACACTGTGACTAATTTTTAGATCTGCACTCATTGCAGGTGCAATGTTTAATGTGGTTTGGGCAAAAAGCCAAAAGGTGATGACAGCTAAAACAATTCCAAGAATAAGTTTGTCCGTTCCACGGTAGTTTGATGTGACTGTCTTTGTTTGATTAGAAGCAATCATACTAATATTTTTATTTGGTTTGCTATTCCGCCCGCCCCAGCTGTTACTAAACTTACTGTTTAAAAAACTCGTCGTCTGCTTTTATCATTACATCGGTACTGATATCAAATGGATCTGGTGGGCCAACATTAAAATCTGTGCGATTGATAAAACCTGTTACCTGGAAGCCGGCTTTATATTTTTTGTAGGTAGAATCTTATAAAGTTCCCCTCTACCACATATTCATGGTAAGCTGTTTGGTAACCCCATGCATCGTGGGATCTCCCGACTTGTAAAATCCACATTTTGGGTTGTTTCAGGTAATGCAATCATCTGGTAACTTTTCGTTCAGAACAATTTTTTATTGTTGGATTCTATTTACCGATCCCCATCTGATTCATGTACGTTTGGTTATCCCAGAATAGAGATTCTTCTATCATTAATCCATCTTTCCAATGGCCTACAGTACACATTGGTATCTTAAAAGATTTACCGGTGGGTTGAATGAATTTTCCGTTTCCGATGGGCATGGGCTTTGTAAAGGTTCCCTCCATAAAACTTGTAACACAAGTCCATTC
The Chitinophaga sp. MM2321 DNA segment above includes these coding regions:
- a CDS encoding cation diffusion facilitator family transporter, producing the protein MTKNHASIYSALVADVLIAIVKFIAGARTNSSSMISEGIHSLVDTINQILLLYGLKRSARPPDKYRPFGYGKELYFWSFIVSILIFGLGGGLSIYQGIIHIQKVEPLIDPMLNYIVLGFSFIFDGGSFVIAIREFNKTRGSTGFWKAVINSKDPSSFLVLFEDGAAVLGLITVFVLMLINHAFNMPFLDGVASILVGLLLVFASLILARESRSLLMGEGIAPETQRKIKELTERDPAVIKVGNILSTYESPDEIVLMLMVYFKADLDTEGITDAIERVRKAIKQEYTLVGFVIIQPQAMPLMEKK
- a CDS encoding MFS transporter — its product is MIASNQTKTVTSNYRGTDKLILGIVLAVITFWLFAQTTLNIAPAMSADLKISHSVNNLAVSITALFSGIFIVVAGGLADRIGRVKITYIGLLLSIIGSLLIVISPSGTALFLLAGRILQGLSAACIMPATLALMKTYYDGKARQRALSFWSIGSWGGSGFCSLFGGLVASTIGWRWIFVISILVAIISYLLIRGTPESKSTTTGKKAFDWAGLIAFIIAMLAINIVIGQGSGLGWLSPAIIICGVIFIISIIVFLRIESKSENGFVDLSLFKNQTFSGATLSNFLLNGAAGTLLVALALVQTEAGLSSLQSGLITVGYLVAILSTIRVGEKLLQKMGPRKPMLLGCYITGMGILLTSFTFLLTKEYIIVAFVGFTLFGVGLGFYATPSTDAALSNVPANMAGSASGIYKMASSLGAAFGVAISAAIFYGLSTLKGVSPMADIFMGRTDNIAVRYAAGLGLLFNVFMVVVAIISIWITVPKESSKQQKNNSE